Below is a genomic region from Isosphaeraceae bacterium EP7.
GGCCGAACGGGACGACCGCCAGTATCGAAGGGGCCTCTACTCGCACTGGCAGCGCACCTTCTTGCACCCGATGCTGGCCAACTTCGACGCCCCCTCGCGCGAGGAATGCAACGCCGCCCGCAACGTGGCCAACACCCCGCAGCAGGCCCTGACCCTGCTGAACGACCCCACCTTCGTCGAGGCCGCCCGCGCCCTGGCAAGCCGGACCCTGGCCACGCCGGGGGATGACGACGCACGCATCGACGGTCTTCTCCGCCTCGCGCTCGCTCGCCCCGCCAAGCCCGCGGAACTCCGATCGCTGATCGGTTTCCTCGGGGAGCAACGCCGGATCTACGCCAGCGACCCCGACGCCGCGGGCAAGCTCGTCGCCGCCGGCCCTACGCTGTTCCGCTTGCAGCCGGGCCCGGACGCCTCCGAGACGGCCGCCTGGATGAGCGTCTGCCGCGTCGTCTTGAACCTGCACGAAACCATCACGCGGTATTGAACCCATGAACAACGCCCACCCCTTCGACTCGCCCGAGTTCCGCCAGGGCGTCAACCGCCGGACGTTCCTCGGCCGCTCGGCCTACGGACTCGGCGGGATGGCGCTCGCCGGCCTGCTCGATCCCTCGTCCGCCGCCCGGGCCGATGCGGCCGCGGCCGTCGAAGCGGCCGGCCGCTGGCGTGGGGTGATCCGGACGCCGCAGTCGCCGGTGCGGGCCAAGCGGATCATCCACCTCTGCATGGCCGGCGGCCCATCTCAGCTCGAGACGCTCGACTACAAGCCCGAGCTGGCGCGGCTCGACGGCAAGCCGTTCCCCGAGTCATTCACCAAGGGGCAGCAGCTCGCGCAGCTCCAGGGGGCCGAGCTGATCGCCCGGGGCCCGGCCTGCGGCTTCAAGAAGTTCGGCCAGTCGGGCCAGGAAATCTCCGATCTCTTCCCCAACATCGGCGCCCTGGCCGATGACCTCTGCATCATCCGCTCGATGCAGACCGAGCAGATCAACCACGACCCGGCCCACGCCTTCATGAACTCCGGGTCGATCATCAAAGGCCGCCCGAGCATGGGTTCGTGGCTGCTGTATGGCCTGGGGTCTGAGACCGACGACTTGCCCGGTTACGTGGTCCTCACCTCCGCGGGCAAGACCGGCCAGCAGCCCGTCTCGGCCCGCCAGTGGTCCGCTGGGTGCCTGCCCAGCAAGTTCCAGGGGATCCAGTTCCAGTCCAAGGGAGACGCCGTCCATTACATCGGCAACCCCGAGGGGGTCTGCCAGAGCACCCAGAGGCAGGTGATCGAGGAGGTCAACCGACTCAACGGCCTGCTCGCCGAGGACCGGCCCGACCCGGAGATCCAGACGAGGATCAGCCAGTATGAACTCGCGTTCCGGATGCAGACCTCGGTGCCCAACCTGACCGACTTCAAGAGCGAGTCGCCCGAGGTGCTCGACCTCTACGGCATCAAGCAGCCAGGCGACGGCAGCTTCGCCTCCAACTGCCTGATGGCCCGCCGCCTGGCCGAGCGCGGGGTCCGTTTCATCCAGCTCTATCACCGCGCCTGGGACCACCACGGCGAGATCAAGAAGAGCATGGAGATGACCGCCGAGGAGGTCGACCGCCCGTGCGCCGCCCTGGTCAGCGACCTGAAACGGCGCGGGCTGCTCGACGACACCCTGGTGATCTGGGGCGGAGAATTCGGCCGGACGCCGATGGGCCAGGGTTCCGGCCGAGATCACCACATCCTCAGCTTCGCCCTCTGGATGGCCGGCGGCGGCATCAAAGGGGGGGTCACCCACGGCGCCACCGACGAGCTTGGCTATCGAGCCGTCGAGGACGTCGTCCACGTCCGCGACCTGCACGCCACCCTGCTCCACCTCTGCGGGGTCGATCACCACCGCCTGACGTACAAGTTCCAGGGGCTCGACCTCAAGCTCACCGGGGTCGAGCCCGCCCACGTCATCAAGCAGGTCCTCGCCTAGCCGCTGGAAGAGACCGATTTCAGGTCGGCCCGCTGGCTCTCGTAGGTCTCGGCAAAGGCGAGGGCTTTCGGGTCGGGCTCGATCCCCCAGTGCTTGCAGGCCTGAACATAGACGCGCGGCCACCAGTTCTCGTGCTCGGTCAGCCCTTCGTCGCGCACCGTCGTCCAGTTGCTCAGAATCTTGGACCAGCACTTGTCGCCGTAATCGAGGGCTTCCTTCCAGTGCTTGAACTGGGGGACGTACCACTCGCGGCCGATCGCCGCGTGCAGAACCTCATCGGCCCAATCGAAGTCCTGGATCGTCGCCATCAGAGGGCTGCCCGAGCGTACCCCGACCTCCCACTCAAACTTCTTGCCCGTCTTGGACATCAGGCCTTGCTCGATGAAGTAGAGCACCGCGTGCCGTTCCAGGGGCTCGCACTCAGTGTTCAGCCGCAGCGACCAGTTGTGGGTGAACCGGGCCTCGGTCCAGTCGACTCCGTTGGCGACGAAGCCGACCTCGCCCATCATCGCGTGCCTGGCCTCGTCCCAGAGCTGCCGGGTCATATCTCGATAATAGCCCCAGGGCTTGCCGGGGGTCTGCACGATGATGCTCGCCATCATCTCGGGGACGTCGATCTCCCGCAGCCGCTTGAAGAGCATCATCAGGCTCTTGGTGCGGTCGTCGAAGGAGGGGTCATACAGCAGGGCCTCGGGGTTGACCCCCTGGTTGTAGGGGTCCTTGAACCGCTCATCACGCTGCGGCACGGGGTCGTACACATAGGGACTGGCCGAGTGCATCCGCGCCGGAGCGAGGGTGTGCGGGCCCGCCGAGGTGCTCAGCAGCCCCGACGTGTCGAAGGCCCGTTCGAGCAGGTCGAGCCAGGGCCGCATCGCCGCGAGTTCGTCGGGGCCGACGAGTGCGGCCACACACTCGCGGCCGAACGTGATCATCTCGGCGATCTCGAGCCTTGCGAACCGGAGCAGGCGCAGCGAGGGGGCGTCGGTCAGCGGGTTGGTTTCCTCGGCGTAGAACTCAATGGCCCGGTCGAGCGAGGGGAGGGCGGTCTCGTAGATTCCGACCAGCAGCTCGAGGGTGTTCGGCGCCGACCTGATCTCGTCGAAGGCGACTTCCATCGCGGGGTCGGGGATGGCGTCGAGACCGAGCGGTGGCTCGCGCATCTCGCCCACGCGGTCACGCAGGGCCATGACGTGCTCGGAGCAGAGGTAGGCGTGGTGCGAGAAGCCCGTCTTCAGCTCGTAAATGGGCTCGGCGGTGATGCGTCCGACGAAGATCTCGTGCAGCCTGCGAAACGCGTAGTGGAACCGCTTCAGGCGGCTGACGCAGTCCTCGATCCCGAGGCCGGGCCTGGCCGCGCCGGCCACCGTTCCGAGACCCGCGAGCTGAGGCAGACCCTTGTACGACCGATAGGTGCCCGGACCCATGATTCGCCCCTCCATGCAACGTGCCCTAGGCCGCAGGTGGCCGACTCGATCATAATCGGTCGGGCCGAGGGCCAGACAGGTGGGAACGAGCGAGAAGGCGGGCGGAATGGCCGATGAGTCGGGAATCGAGTGGGAATTTGGCATTCCGATCCCGGGCAGGATCCTCCCCGAGGCGGAGTGGGCCCGCACCGGGATCAAGCGGATGCCCCCGCCAGGGGCGCTCGACTGGCCCGAGATCTTCGGCCGATCCGCGCCGGTTGTGCTGGAGCTGGGCTGCGGCAACGGCCGCTATACCCTGATGAGCGCCTTGCGGCGTCCAGACCACGATCACTTCGCCAGCGACCTGCTGCCGGTGGTGATCCGTTATGCCACCCGCAGGGCCAACCAGCGCGGACTGGCCAACGTCCGGTTCGCCGTCCGGGACGCCCAGTCGATCGTCCGGTCGTATGTCGCTCCGGGGTCGGCGGCCGAGATCCACCTGTATCACCCGCAGCCCTACCACGACCCGCGGATGGCCCACCTCAGGCTGATCACCCCCGCTTTCGTCGCCGACGTCCACAAGGCCCTGACGCCGACCGGGCTGTTCGTCGTGCAGACCGACAACCCCGATTACTGGCAGTACATCCGCGACCTTCTGCCCCACTTCTTTGACTTCCAGCCCCTCTCAGAGCCCTGGCCCGATGCCCCCGAGGGGCGTTCCAGGCGAGAGATCCTGGCCCGCAGCCGGGGCCTGACGATCTACCGTGCGGAGGCACGCAGGCTCGACGATCTCTCGGTCGCAGAGGCCAGGGCGCAGGCCGAGCGGCTCCCCCTGCCCCGCTTCCGGAGCCGAGGGCCCTGGTGCGATCTCGACGCCTGGGAAGAACGTCAGCGTCCGGATTGAGGATCGATCATTCAGCGGGGATCGGTGGTTCTCGATCGGTGCCGACGAGGACGCTCGTCCTGGGATGGTCGCCGGTCCACGCTGCCCAGGTCGTCTTGACGAGCGGCTTGTACGTCGGGAGCGACTTGCCCTGGAGCGGCCCTGCCACGCAGTCGAGCTGATCCTTGCCCGGCAGCCAGAGGCTCCGCGTCCGCCGGTCGTAGAGCAAGGGGCGAACCTCGCTCTGATAGCCGGTCGTCCCGAGGCTGAGGGAGCGCCCGTCCAGGATCCGGGTGTAGGTCTCCGCTCGGCCGGTTCCCCGCGACACGACGACCGCGAAGGGTACGCCGGTCTCCTCATCATTGACGACTTCGGCCTTCAGCAGCAGGTCGAGCGGAAAGGCCCGCGGCCCGTCGCCGCTCTCCATTCCGAAGACCTCCTTGCGCGGGGGGAAGTGC
It encodes:
- a CDS encoding DUF1501 domain-containing protein, with translation MNNAHPFDSPEFRQGVNRRTFLGRSAYGLGGMALAGLLDPSSAARADAAAAVEAAGRWRGVIRTPQSPVRAKRIIHLCMAGGPSQLETLDYKPELARLDGKPFPESFTKGQQLAQLQGAELIARGPACGFKKFGQSGQEISDLFPNIGALADDLCIIRSMQTEQINHDPAHAFMNSGSIIKGRPSMGSWLLYGLGSETDDLPGYVVLTSAGKTGQQPVSARQWSAGCLPSKFQGIQFQSKGDAVHYIGNPEGVCQSTQRQVIEEVNRLNGLLAEDRPDPEIQTRISQYELAFRMQTSVPNLTDFKSESPEVLDLYGIKQPGDGSFASNCLMARRLAERGVRFIQLYHRAWDHHGEIKKSMEMTAEEVDRPCAALVSDLKRRGLLDDTLVIWGGEFGRTPMGQGSGRDHHILSFALWMAGGGIKGGVTHGATDELGYRAVEDVVHVRDLHATLLHLCGVDHHRLTYKFQGLDLKLTGVEPAHVIKQVLA
- a CDS encoding methyltransferase domain-containing protein yields the protein MGTSEKAGGMADESGIEWEFGIPIPGRILPEAEWARTGIKRMPPPGALDWPEIFGRSAPVVLELGCGNGRYTLMSALRRPDHDHFASDLLPVVIRYATRRANQRGLANVRFAVRDAQSIVRSYVAPGSAAEIHLYHPQPYHDPRMAHLRLITPAFVADVHKALTPTGLFVVQTDNPDYWQYIRDLLPHFFDFQPLSEPWPDAPEGRSRREILARSRGLTIYRAEARRLDDLSVAEARAQAERLPLPRFRSRGPWCDLDAWEERQRPD
- a CDS encoding DUF3179 domain-containing (seleno)protein → MSAERPGISPLQSRIPFRVRRILSWIALAAIVIVVWFFVGRDLWRDYKITREEERAAEDSTPIGYVGLHYRRTYNNRPSRFIVEREGRRLLWAAMDDKNLPTIYFDITGAAFDPTLNLSGGFGMDSIVGIDYPIFQGVDTTLGRHFPPRKEVFGMESGDGPRAFPLDLLLKAEVVNDEETGVPFAVVVSRGTGRAETYTRILDGRSLSLGTTGYQSEVRPLLYDRRTRSLWLPGKDQLDCVAGPLQGKSLPTYKPLVKTTWAAWTGDHPRTSVLVGTDREPPIPAE